The Impatiens glandulifera chromosome 3, dImpGla2.1, whole genome shotgun sequence genome contains a region encoding:
- the LOC124932490 gene encoding uncharacterized protein At1g03900 has product MEKEQKECAEVENDRDPVEGNEPNEELELVLFQVPECYVYLIPPRKSAASYRADEWDVNKWTWEGALKVYSKGEECIIKLEDKTTGELYARAFLRDGEPHPVEAVIDSSRYFVLRIEENIDGRLRHAFIGIGFRERTQAYDFQAALHDHMKYLEKKKTAEDMEQHYQNESSVDYSLKEGETIVLKLKNKGSSIGEGVSNLTLEEKVTKKEGILSIKPLPLPPAPPSRSTPMTTTPLGSPSSSKEADDDDWNKANDDEVVPSIENKSLPDEDFGDFQVAT; this is encoded by the exons ATGGAGAAAGAACAGAAGGAATGTGCCGAGGTAGAAAATGATCGGGATCCTGTCGAAGGAAACGAACCCAACGAAGAACTGGAGCTGGTTCTCTTTCAAGTGCCCGAATGTTATGTTTATTTG ATACCTCCCAGAAAGAGTGCAGCATCATACAG GGCTGATGAATGGGATGTTAATAAGTGGACATGGGAAGGGGCACTGAAAGTTTATAGCAAGGGAGAGGAGTGCATTATCAAACTTGAAGATAAAACAACAG GTGAATTATATGCTCGAGCCTTCCTGAGAGATGGAGAACCACATCCAGTGGAGGCTGTAATTGATAGTAGCAG ATATTTTGTCCTCCGTATAGAAGAAAACATTG ATGGCCGTCTTCGACATGCTTTTATTGGCATAGGTTTCAGGGAAAGAACACAGGCATATGACTTCCAGGCTGCTCTTCATGACCATATGAA GTACCTAGAGAAAAAGAAAACGGCAGAAGACATGGAGCAACATTACCAGAATGAATCATCAGTTGATTACAGTCTGAAAGAGGGGGAGACTATTGTACTTAAGCTAAAGAAT AAAGGCAGTTCTATTGGGGAAGGTGTAAGTAATCTGACTCTGGAGGAAAAAGTAACGAAAAAAGAAGGGATTCTGTCAATAAAACCACTGCCACTTCCTCCTGCACCACCTTCTCGGTCCACTCCGATGACAACAACTCCATTAGGCTCTCCTTCAAGCTCTAAGGAAGCTGATGATGATGACTGGAATAAGGCAAATGATGATGAAGTAGTACCTTCCATTGAAAACAAAAGTCTACCTGATGAGGATTTCGGGGATTTTCAGGTAGCAACTTAA
- the LOC124931309 gene encoding protein COFACTOR ASSEMBLY OF COMPLEX C SUBUNIT B CCB3, chloroplastic translates to MFTAGNPVGSSPIISLRQELVKFPPRRFQTSHNTKCRAHCITTEITTLCDIEKTNNFGQELVKNSWNDPVSIIHNLLLADLDPSTAKLAISFVGPLLSAFGFLFVVRIVMSWYPKLPVDKFPYVVAFAPTEPILVPTRKLIPPLGGVDVTPVVWFGLISFTNEILFGPQGLLVLLSQQVV, encoded by the exons ATGTTCACGGCAGGGAATCCCGTCGGATCGTCGCCGATCATCTCTCTCCGTCAG gAGCTGGTAAAGTTTCCCCCAAGAAGATTTCAGACCTCCCACAATACAAAATGTAGAGCACATTGTATTACGACGGAAATCACAACTTTATGTGACATTgagaaaacaaataatttcGGTCAGGAATTAGTCAAGAACAGCTGGAACGACCCAGTATCCATAATCCACAACTTGTTACTAGCTGATTTGGATCCATCAACAGCAAAGTTGGCTATCAGCTTTGTGGGGCCTTTGCTATCTGCATTTGGATTTCTATTCGTAGTGAGAATAGTGATGTCATGGTACCCGAAGCTACCTGTCGACAAGTTCCCTTATGTAGTAGCGTTTGCTCCAACTGAGCCGATACTAGTTCCTACAAGGAAACTCATTCCACCTCTTGGGGGAGTCGATGTAACTCCTGTTGTTTGGTTCGGTTTAATCAGTTTCACGAACGAAATATTGTTCGGTCCTCAGGGCTTGCTTGTCCTTTTATCTCAACAGGTTGTTTag
- the LOC124928669 gene encoding probable serine/threonine-protein kinase PBL7 isoform X1, with protein sequence MESSDEIYRRNERIGLVVIVVLASLSVATLFVALSYYCYINNKVSKRLKHRKGEGHAGGQTNEVSDNVEVAMEKGIQIFTFKQLHSATGGLSKSNVIGHGAFGSVYRGVIHDGRRVAVKLMDRAGKQGEQEFKAEVELLSRLRSPYLLTLIGYCSDSHHRLLVYEFMANGGLQEHLYPINGLLHKPAGSNTTSKLEWEVRLRIALEAAKGLEYLHEHVSPPVIHRDFKSSNILLDKNFHAKVSDFGLAKIGSDKAGGHVSTRVLGTQGYVAPEYALTGHLTTKSDVYSYGVVLLELLTGRVPVDMKRPPGEGVLVSWALPKLTDREKVVEIIDPAMEGQYSMKEVVQVAAIASMCIQPEADYRPIMADVVQSLVPLVKFNRNLARGGGGGGLPPTSPPSQPTV encoded by the exons ATGGAATCATCGGACGAAATCTACAGGAGGAATGAAAGAATAGGGCTAGTGGTGATAGTCGTACTCGCTTCCCTCTCCGTCGCAACGCTTTTCGTCGCCCTAAGCTATTACTGCTATATAAACAACAAGGTTTCCAAGCGACTCAAACACCGTAAAG GTGAGGGACATGCAGGAGGACAAACAAATGAGGTTTCTGATAATGTTGAAGTTGCTATGGAGAAAGGGATTCAGATCTTCACTTTTAAGCAACTACATTCTGCCACCGGAGGTCTTAGCAAGTCCAATGTTATTGGACATGGTGCATTTGGATCAGTTTATCGTGGAGTGATCCATGACGGTAGGAGGGTAGCTGTTAAATTGATGGATCGAGCAGGAAAACAAGGAGAGCAGGAATTCAAAGCTGAG GTGGAACTGCTTAGTAGATTGCGATCTCCTTACTTGTTGACATTAATTGGGTATTGTTCAGACAGCCACCACAGGTTGTTAGTTTATGAGTTCATGGCAAATGGTGGCCTTCAGGAACATTTGTATCCCATCAATG GTCTGTTACATAAACCTGCAGGATCGAACACTACTTCAAAGTTGGAATGGGAAGTTAGGCTGAGAATTGCACTTGAAGCTGCAAAAGGTTTGGAGTATCTTCATGAACATGTTAGCCCTCCAGTGATTCACAGAGATTTCAAGAGCAGCAACATCCTTTTAGACAAAAACTTTCATGCTAAAGTTTCCGATTTCGGCCTTGCCAAGATTGGATCCGATAAAGCCGGTGGACACGTTTCTACCCGTGTTTTGGGTACACAGGGCTATGTCGCTCCTGA ATATGCTTTAACTGGACACCTTACAACCAAATCAGATGTGTATAGTTATGGGGTTGTCCTTCTGGAATTGTTAACTGGCAGGGTTCCAGTGGATATGAAGAGACCACCCGGAGAAGGCGTGCTTGTATCTTGG GCCTTGCCGAAGCTGACTGACAGGGAAAAGGTGGTGGAAATAATAGATCCGGCTATGGAGGGCCAATATTCAATGAAGGAAGTGGTTCAGGTTGCAGCCATTGCTTCAATGTGCATACAACCAGAGGCGGATTACAGGCCTATAATGGCTGATGTGGTGCAGTCGTTGGTTCCACTTGTGAAATTCAACAGGAATTTAGccagaggaggaggaggaggtgggCTCCCTCCAACCTCTCCCCCAAGCCAGCCGACTGTCTAG
- the LOC124928669 gene encoding probable serine/threonine-protein kinase PBL7 isoform X2, translated as MESSDEIYRRNERIGLVVIVVLASLSVATLFVALSYYCYINNKVSKRLKHRKGEGHAGGQTNEVSDNVEVAMEKGIQIFTFKQLHSATGGLSKSNVIGHGAFGSVYRGVIHDGRRVAVKLMDRAGKQGEQEFKAEVELLSRLRSPYLLTLIGYCSDSHHRLLVYEFMANGGLQEHLYPINGSNTTSKLEWEVRLRIALEAAKGLEYLHEHVSPPVIHRDFKSSNILLDKNFHAKVSDFGLAKIGSDKAGGHVSTRVLGTQGYVAPEYALTGHLTTKSDVYSYGVVLLELLTGRVPVDMKRPPGEGVLVSWALPKLTDREKVVEIIDPAMEGQYSMKEVVQVAAIASMCIQPEADYRPIMADVVQSLVPLVKFNRNLARGGGGGGLPPTSPPSQPTV; from the exons ATGGAATCATCGGACGAAATCTACAGGAGGAATGAAAGAATAGGGCTAGTGGTGATAGTCGTACTCGCTTCCCTCTCCGTCGCAACGCTTTTCGTCGCCCTAAGCTATTACTGCTATATAAACAACAAGGTTTCCAAGCGACTCAAACACCGTAAAG GTGAGGGACATGCAGGAGGACAAACAAATGAGGTTTCTGATAATGTTGAAGTTGCTATGGAGAAAGGGATTCAGATCTTCACTTTTAAGCAACTACATTCTGCCACCGGAGGTCTTAGCAAGTCCAATGTTATTGGACATGGTGCATTTGGATCAGTTTATCGTGGAGTGATCCATGACGGTAGGAGGGTAGCTGTTAAATTGATGGATCGAGCAGGAAAACAAGGAGAGCAGGAATTCAAAGCTGAG GTGGAACTGCTTAGTAGATTGCGATCTCCTTACTTGTTGACATTAATTGGGTATTGTTCAGACAGCCACCACAGGTTGTTAGTTTATGAGTTCATGGCAAATGGTGGCCTTCAGGAACATTTGTATCCCATCAATG GATCGAACACTACTTCAAAGTTGGAATGGGAAGTTAGGCTGAGAATTGCACTTGAAGCTGCAAAAGGTTTGGAGTATCTTCATGAACATGTTAGCCCTCCAGTGATTCACAGAGATTTCAAGAGCAGCAACATCCTTTTAGACAAAAACTTTCATGCTAAAGTTTCCGATTTCGGCCTTGCCAAGATTGGATCCGATAAAGCCGGTGGACACGTTTCTACCCGTGTTTTGGGTACACAGGGCTATGTCGCTCCTGA ATATGCTTTAACTGGACACCTTACAACCAAATCAGATGTGTATAGTTATGGGGTTGTCCTTCTGGAATTGTTAACTGGCAGGGTTCCAGTGGATATGAAGAGACCACCCGGAGAAGGCGTGCTTGTATCTTGG GCCTTGCCGAAGCTGACTGACAGGGAAAAGGTGGTGGAAATAATAGATCCGGCTATGGAGGGCCAATATTCAATGAAGGAAGTGGTTCAGGTTGCAGCCATTGCTTCAATGTGCATACAACCAGAGGCGGATTACAGGCCTATAATGGCTGATGTGGTGCAGTCGTTGGTTCCACTTGTGAAATTCAACAGGAATTTAGccagaggaggaggaggaggtgggCTCCCTCCAACCTCTCCCCCAAGCCAGCCGACTGTCTAG